In the Paenibacillus sp. J23TS9 genome, GTTCTGAGCTGCATCGGTTCGCTTCTGTTCGAGGATATCGGCCCCATTGCTCAGACCATGGATCGGCTTGCGCAGCCGGAGGTGCTGTGGGCGCTGCTTGTGTCCATCGGACCGACCAGTGCTTTCGCGTTCTGGATACAAACCGTCTGCCAAAAATACACCAGTCCATCCCGGGTTGCTGTCATTTTCGCAATGGAACCGGTATTCGCTGCTTTGACCGGCCTCTGGTTTGGTGGAGAAAGACTGGGGATCGCGGCAGGCCTCGGCTGTATATGTATCTTTACGGGTATGATCCTTGCCGAATTGAAATCTGCGCCGCGTACGGTACAATAGAATGACCATACTTAGAGAAAAAAGGGAGAGACAACCATGTACAAACTGATTGCCATCGACATTGACGATACGCTGATTAACGACGACAAGGAAGTAACCCCTGCTACGCAGCAGGCTCTGGAGCAAGCGGTAGCGAAGGATGTAGTCGTGACGCTGGCCACCGGCCGCGCTTATGCATCCGCCCAGAAAATCGCCCGTCAGACCGGACTAAACGTGCCGATCATTACGTATCAGGGTGCCCTGATCAAGAATCTGATGGATGAAAAAGTACTCTATGAACGTTATGTTCCTAAAGATGCCGCTCACAAGCTGTTCGAATACTGCATCGAGCATAATCTGCATCTTCAGGTGTACATTGATGATAAGCTCTATGCCCGGGAAGAAAATCAAAAGCTTAAAGACTACAGCGAGTTGAACCGTACGCCTTACTTTATCGAGCCGGACTTCGAGAAACTGATTGCGCAAAAAACGCCGAAAATGCTCATCATCGATGATCCGGCATATTTGGACGAGATCGCCCCAGTGCTGCGCGAGCTGCTTGGCAGCGAGGTTCATATCACCAAATCCAAACCGCATTTTCTCGAATTCATGCACTTCGAAGGCACCAAGGGACATGCCCTGACCTTCCTCGCCAACCATTTCAATGTTGATATGGCGCAGACGATGGCGCTTGGCGATTCCTGGAATGACCATGAAATGCTGGAAGCTGCGGGACTGGGCGTCGCCATGGGCAACGCCATTCAAGCGCTGAAGGATATCGCGGACTTCGTGACGCTCAGCAATAATGAGGACGGCGTGAAAGCTGCCATCGATAGGTTTGTATTGAATGCTTAAAAAAGACAGCCCGGCCATTCCAGGACCTATCCCTGGATGTGCCCGGCTGTCTTTTGTTCATCCGATTATTTTGCAGCCTTCGCCCGGTCCTTTCCTTTGTCGGATTCGCCGGCGTTTTGGGTGGCCGCATCCCGGTCAAGCTGCATCTCTTCAACGGTCTTTGCCTTCAGACGCGCCGCACCCGGATAGCCTTCCCTCGTCGGAATCAGATGACCTGCAGCTAGCCGAACGGAGGCTTCGGCAATCGCTTCCCCGAACTGAGGCAGCCACCGTTCTTGCGCGACAAGCATTTCGTCGACCATCTGCCAGATTTCCTGCGGATTGCAGACGGCGCCCACCAGCGGATCCATCATAAACGCTTGCCGCAGTAGTTGGTCATTGCCCTGAACTGCCGCTTCGACAGCCAGCCGCTGTACCGAAATGCTCGCACTGCATACGGCTGCCGGACCCAACGGAAGCTCACCGACAACGGGCATGGAAATTCCGTTGCGGTCCACATACCCAGGGGCTTCAATCACGGCATCATCTGGAAGATTCGTAATGATTCCGCTGTTCACCATATTAAAGTGACCGCGGTATACGCGCCCGGTCTCGAGCCCTTCAATAATGTATGAGCCATGTTCATGGCTGCGTTCTTCCTGCCTATAAGCCAACGGTTTATCCTTCATCCAATTGGGAAAGTCCGTTTCAAACCAGCGGCGTCCTTCGGTGCATACACGCAAATATCCCCCGGTTTCCCCGTTGATCCAGCTTCCCAGGTCGATCCAGTCGCCAATTTCGTCTGCCCGTTTGCGGTACCACGGCACATACTCGCTTAAATGTCCATTGGACTCCGTGCTGTAGTAGCCGAAACGGCGCAGCATATCGATTCGCACCTTTTCGGTGCGGCTGAATTCCGGATGTTTCTCGAAAGCCTCCAGCAGCTTGCCGGTCAAATCCTCCCCGTTGTGGCGGATCTGGATATACCAAGTCTGGTGATTAATGCCCGCGCAAATGATATCTACTTCCTCCTGTTTCAAGCCGAACGCCTCGGCGATTTGCCAGTGTCCGCCTTGAACGCCATGACAAAGCCCGACCGTGCGGACGCCTCCATACTTGTTGCACGCCCATGTCAGCATCGCCATCGGATTCGCGTAATTGAGCAGCAGAACGTCTGGGGAAGCCGTCTCCCTGATATCCCGGCAAATGTTCAGCATCTCCACGATACCGCGCTGCCCGTACATGATGCCTCCGGCGCAGAGGGTATCGCCGACGCATTGATCCACGCCGTATTTCAGAGGAATGTCCACATCCGTCG is a window encoding:
- a CDS encoding alpha-glucosidase/alpha-galactosidase — encoded protein: MSFKISFIGAGSIGFTRGLLRDLLSVPEFHNVEVAFTDINLHNLQMVTELCQRDIRENGLNISIQATTDRREALKDAKYVICTIRVGGLEAFATDVDIPLKYGVDQCVGDTLCAGGIMYGQRGIVEMLNICRDIRETASPDVLLLNYANPMAMLTWACNKYGGVRTVGLCHGVQGGHWQIAEAFGLKQEEVDIICAGINHQTWYIQIRHNGEDLTGKLLEAFEKHPEFSRTEKVRIDMLRRFGYYSTESNGHLSEYVPWYRKRADEIGDWIDLGSWINGETGGYLRVCTEGRRWFETDFPNWMKDKPLAYRQEERSHEHGSYIIEGLETGRVYRGHFNMVNSGIITNLPDDAVIEAPGYVDRNGISMPVVGELPLGPAAVCSASISVQRLAVEAAVQGNDQLLRQAFMMDPLVGAVCNPQEIWQMVDEMLVAQERWLPQFGEAIAEASVRLAAGHLIPTREGYPGAARLKAKTVEEMQLDRDAATQNAGESDKGKDRAKAAK
- a CDS encoding Cof-type HAD-IIB family hydrolase; amino-acid sequence: MYKLIAIDIDDTLINDDKEVTPATQQALEQAVAKDVVVTLATGRAYASAQKIARQTGLNVPIITYQGALIKNLMDEKVLYERYVPKDAAHKLFEYCIEHNLHLQVYIDDKLYAREENQKLKDYSELNRTPYFIEPDFEKLIAQKTPKMLIIDDPAYLDEIAPVLRELLGSEVHITKSKPHFLEFMHFEGTKGHALTFLANHFNVDMAQTMALGDSWNDHEMLEAAGLGVAMGNAIQALKDIADFVTLSNNEDGVKAAIDRFVLNA